The Marinomonas maritima genome segment ATAAATTGAAATCTTGTAGCCGTGGTTTTGCGTCTTTAGATTATAGCTTCTCTCATTTTAATGCCGCTCCATTATGCCGTTTGGATATCTTGATCAATGGCGAGCGAGTGGATGCATTGGCGCTGATTATGCACAAAGACAACGTGCAATATAAAGGGCGTGCTTTGTGTGAGAAAATGAAAGAACTAATTCCTCGTCAAATGTTTGATGTGGCGATTCAGGGTGCAGTCGGTGCAAAAGTCATTTCTCGAACGACGGTTAAAGCATTACGTAAAAACGTGATCGCCAAGTGTTACGGCGGTGATGTAAGTCGTAAGAAGAAACTCTTACAGAAACAAAAAGACGGTAAAAAGCGCATGAAGCAAGTGGGGAATGTTGAAGTACCCCAATCTGCTTTCCTTGCAGTTTTGCAACTGGATAGCTAGCCAGACAATCAACAGGTGCGCAAAGGTGCACCTTGATGGAGAAATGAAGTATGGGTTTTGATTTCGAATTGATACTGGCCATAGCGTTTTTGGTGACGGGTGTTTTCTGGGTTTACGATCGCATTGTGTATTTTCCTAAACGAAAAGCAGTATTGGCTAACATGGCGCCGGAAACTCGAAGTGCTATCAACAAGGATGCGCAACAACGATTAGCAGAAACACCTAAATTTGTAGTGGAAGTGAAGTCTTACTTCATCATAATAGCGGTAATTTTTGGTCTTCGATCATTCGTTGTAGAGCCTTTTCAAATTCCATCTGGCTCTATGTTGCCTACGTTGAAAATAGGCGATTTTATCCTCGTCAATAAGTTTGACTACGGCCTTCGTTTGCCTGTTTTGAATACCACTATCATTCCGACGACTCAGCCAGAACGTGGTGATGTGGTTGTTTTTAAATATCCTCGTGATCCTAGTATAAACTACATTAAACGCTTAGTAGGTCTTCCCAGAGATAAAATAAGTTATCGCGATAAAGTATTGACGGTCAATGGGCAGCAAGTTAGTAAAGAACTTTTGGCTAAGTTACCTGTGTCTTTGAATCCGAGTCAAGAGCCAGTTGAGCTGTTTAAAGAGAATCTAAGTGGTGTGCAACACAACATTTATAATAGTTTTCGATTTACACCTCATGAAGGAGACTGGGTTGTTCCTGAAGGGCATTACTTTGTGATGGGAGACAATCGAGACAATAGCTCAGATAGCCGATTTTGGAGCTTTGTGCCAGATGAAAATATGAAAGGCCGTGCTTTTTATGTGTGGCTGCATTGGGATGATTTTTTTAGTATCCCGAGCATTAAAAATAACGGTTTGATTGAATAAGTATTTTTTGGAGAAATTTTGAGTTCATCGTATCAGAAGCTGAGTCGGCGAATTGGTTACTTTTTTGCTGACCTTGGACTGCTTGAGCTGGCGCTAACGCACCGTAGTTTTGGTGGGAAAAATAATGAACGCCTTGAGTTTTTGGGCGATTCCATCCTTAACTACGTGATTGCTGAGGATCTTTTTCATCGCTTTCCAAAAGCCAAAGAGGGCGAATTAAGTCGTTTACGAGCATCACTAGTCAAGGGGGATACACTGGCTGAATTAGCACGTGAGTTCCAATTAGGTGACTATCTTAAATTGGGTGCAGGCGAATTAAAAAGCGGTGGTTTTAGGCGTGATTCTATTTTAGCAGACACCGTTGAAGGTATTATTGGCGCTATGTATTTGGATGCTGGTATGGACGTGTGTCGCCAGCATGTTCTGGAATGGTATAAGTCACGTTTGGATGCTATCTCCTTAAAAGGAGTGACCAAAGACTCGAAAACGCTCTTACAAGAGTATTTACAAGCGCGCAAGCATGCACTTCCACAATATGATGTGATAAAGATTGTGGGTGAACCGCACGATCAGACTTTCTATGTACACTGTTTTATAGAGCTTTGTGAAGAAGCCATTGAAGGTAAGGGCAATAGCCGCCGAATCGCAGAGCAAATTGCCGCTGCGAAAGCATTGAAAAAATTGGAAAAGAAAAATGTCTGACGTTGAAGTTGAAGTTACGCACTGTGGTTATATCGCCATTGTTGGTCGCCCAAATGTGGGTAAATCGACTTTGCTTAATCACATATTAGGTCAAAAATTATCCATTACTTCGCGTAAACCACAAACAACACGTGATCAGATTCTTGGTGTAAAAACTGAAGGTCATGTTCAGGCGATTTATGTTGATACCCCAGGCTTGCATTTGGGTGAGACAAAAGCCATTAACCGTATTATGAATAAAACAGCCTCGGCAGCATTAAAAGACGTCGATGTGGTGTTGTTTGTGATTGATGCAGATCGTTGGACTGAGGAAGATGAAGCGGTTCTTCAGAAGGTAAAACACGCACGCTGCCCAGTTATTTTGGTGGTGAATAAAGTAGACCAGCTGGATCAGAAAGAAGATTTATTGCCACGCTTAGCAAATTTGTCTGATCGTATGAACTTTGCGCAAATTGTCCCTATTTCTGCACTGCGCAATAAAAATCTGGATCGGTTAGAGCGTTTGGTAGAAAGTTATATCCCAGAAGGGGTGCAATTTTATCCTGAAGATCAGATTACCAATCGCAGCTCTCGTTTTTTGGCGGCTGAAATTGTGCGTGAAAAGATTACTCGCCAACTGGGTCAAGAAGTACCTTATGAAGTTGCGGTGCAGATCGAAGAGTTTGTCTACGAAGAGTCGGCAATCCACATCAGTGCGCTGATTTTGGTTGAGCGTAATGGCCAAAAGCGGATTATCATCGGTGAACGTGGTGATAAAATTAAGCTTATTGGCAAAGAAGCACGTATTGACATGGAGAACTTATTTCAACATAAAGTAATGCTGAATCTCTGGATTAAAGTCCGTTCTGGTTGGTCCGATGATGAGCGTGCGCTAGCCAGTTTAGGCTATCAGGAAGAGTAGTTCTTAATGCGCGTTTCTGCGTATGTCATCCATACACGCCCTTTTCAGGACAGTAAAATTTTGCTCGATCTGTTAACGCTTGAGCAAGGTTTGATTAGGGGGGTGTGGCGATTACCAAAAAAAGAGGCTCGGGTCATACCTGGGCCTTTTTTATGTTACGAGATGGAGTTTTCTGGTCGTAGTGACTTAAAAACAGTGAAGAGCTTGGAGTCGGTCAAGTCTGCTTCTTCATTAGAAGGACTGCCATTGTATGCGGCGTTCTATGCCCATGAATTACTTGAAAAACTGCTACCAGCTAATTTACCGTTACCTGATATTTACGTGCTATATAAATGGCTAATTGAAAGCTTATATTCAGGTGCGCCGATTGCGCCTCTGTTACGACGTTTTGAAGTGGGGCTATTTTCGGAGTTAGGTGTGGGTATTAATATGGTGTCTACTGGTCGCGGTGACTCTATTGAGGCCCGTCAGCTTTATCAGTTTCACTACAAGTTTGGGCTGCGACCTTATTATGGTGAAATACCAAAGCAAATGCCGATGTTATTTGTCGAAGGGCAGGTTGCATTGAATTACCACAGTGGCAAATGGATGGACAAGCAGGTATTGAGTCTGGCTAAAGAGTTGCATCGTCACTGGTTAGACAGTTTATTGAGCGGTAAGCCGGTTGTGTCTAGACGACTATTGCCAAAACAACCTTTTCAAGGCGAGCGTCATTTGGGTGTGCCTATTTTTCGAGCCTTATAATGGAATCATTGTATAAAGGAGAGAACGTTTGATTATTGGTGTTGGAACGGACTTGGTAGATATTGCTCGTATTGCTCAGTCGATTGATCGTCTAGGAGAGCGTTTTATTGATCGTATTTTAACGGCGGACGAGAAGCAACGTTGGTCTGAAATTGGTAATTTAGATCAGGCAAACGCTTATGTCGCTAAACGTTTTGCGGCGAAAGAGGCTGCTGTAAAAGCGCTGGGTACAGGAATTGGCTTAGGTGTGAGTTTTCAACACTTTAGTGTGAGTAATTTATCGACTGGACAGCCAGTGTTAACTGTCGATGCCAGCATATTGGCGCGTTATGATTTTCCATTAGCATGGCATTTAAGTTTGACAGATGAAAAAGCCTACGCTCAGGCTTTTGTTATACTTGAATCAAAAGAGTGAGGCCAAGGAATAAGTTGGCGATGGCTGAGTAGCTCCTCTATTGCATCAATAAAGTCCTTTGCTACGCCGTCCACATCTTCGAACCCTAATTCCTTTAAGTGTGTTTCTAAAAAGCCTGCATGGCGAGCAATATTGATTGTACCTGTGTATTTTGAGGCGCCATGTACTCTGTGTACGACTTCAATCATTTTTTCAATATCTTGATTTTCTAGGTGATGCTGAATTAATTTTTTTTCTGCATCCAACGAATTTGCCAACATATCAAACATTTCTTTTGCTATGTCGGTTTTTCCATCAACGATTGCTAAGGCTTTTTCTAAATCAAAAATCCCGATTAACTTGGCGTTAACTTGATCCTGAAATGTTTCGGTATTAGCGCGCCAGGTCTCGATAGTACCAAGTAAAAGCTCTTCATCAATCGGTTTAGTTAGGTAAGCATTCATACCACTGGCTAAAATTTGTTGTTGCTCTGTCCCCAAGGCGTGAGCGGTTAATGCAATAATAGGTGTATTCCTATAGAACTCCATTTGACGCAGCTGTCGAGTGGTTTCCATGCCATCCATTTCAGGCATTTGGATGTCCATAAAAATAAGATCAAATTTATCATGAGTTGCCATGTCAATGGCTTGCTGTCCACTGTAGGCCAAAGATACGTCTAAACCAATCGGTGTTAGCCAATGGTTTAATAGCTGCAAGTTGATTGGAGAGTCATCAACGGCTAGAATTTTGAGACCTTTTATTTTTTCGTTCAATGTACTTGCACTCACTTGCCGTTGTTGGTTAATTAGTGGTGCGGAGCTTTTATTGAGGTTTTGTAGGGCACTGTATAAGCGATTATGACTGATTGGCTTGAGAAGAATGTCGCTGCATAGGTTTTTTAAATCTGGGTAATGAGTGATTTGACCTGGTGGCTGAACCATGAGAATGCAGGGGATAGTAAACTGCTGTGCAGAGTAGGTAATCAGTTCACGGGCTTCAGCGACACTTTGGTCGTCGGGCATGACACTTAATAAAATGGCGTCAATGCTAGCATGTTGCTTGTTCAAAATAGCGATCATTTGCTCTAAGTCGGAACACGCTATACAACTGACCCCAATACTCTTTAGATAGCTCTTTAGATAGCTCTTATAGGTAGCGCTTGGTTCTAGTAAAATAACATGACAATTAAGGTCGGGGTTGCTGTTGTTCAGCTTCTTAGAGGCTTTAAGGTTCAATGTAAAACGGAAGGTAGAGCCAATGCTAGGATCGCTGCTGACTTCAATTTTTCCATTCATCTGCTCGACAAGTTTCTTGGTGATAACCAATCCTAGACCTGTTCCTCCAAATTGTCTTGTAGTGCTGGTATCCACTTGAGAAAAAGGTTTAAACAAGCGATGGATTTTGTGTTCCGCTATGCCAATACCAGTGTCTATAACCTGAAAAGACAAGGTAATTGCTTGGGGCGTTTTGGAGGAAAGCGACACTTTGGTTCGAACGGAACCTTGGTGTGTGAACTTAATCGCGTTTCCAATTAGGTTGGTTAATATTTGACGTACTCGTGTGCTGTCACCAATAAACCATTCAGGTACGTCTTGGTTAAACTCAGGAACCAAATCGATTTGCTTCTCTTTACTCAATAAGTTGATGCTTAACGTTTGGTAGACATCATCAATAAGAGCTTTAAGGTTGAAGTGATTGCTTTCGAGGCTTAATTTACCTGCTTCGATTTTTGAGAAATCTAAGATATCACCAATGATGGCAAGCAGGCTATTGGTGGATTGCTCGATGGTATCAACGTAAAAGCGGTGTTGGGTATCGGTAATGTCTTTTTGCAGGGTTTTTGTATAACCCAGAATAGCATTGAGAGGTGTGCGAACCTCATGACTAATATTGGCAAGAAATTGTGATTTTAGGCGGTTTGACTCCATGGCTTCACGGTTTGCTATATGTAGCTGAGCGCTTTTCTCTTCCATACTGTCCATGCTGCGCCGAATATCTTCGGTAGACTGCTCAATGCCAGTATTCAGTTCTTCATTATGGTGTTCCAGTCTTTCTGTCAGATCGAGTAGGTCTTTTTGGAGAGAGGCGTATTCGGGTGGCAACTTCATCAGTTTTACTGTTGAAAACTGCCCTTTAACCAATTTATTTAAGGAGCCTGCAAGTCTGTTTATAGGTTGTGTTAGAGCTCTGGAAATGTGGAATGCACCTATAATAGTTAACACATTAAAAATAATAAGTATGAAAGCGACTAGACCTGCGTATTGATATTTATCTATCCGGACGGCGGACTTATTCGCTTCAATTTTTACCCAGCCTATGAGGTTGCGTTGGTCAAGTGGGATAAATAAGTCGGTTTGAGTGTTAAAAATACCATCGAGTGAATTGCTTGAGTAGTGAATGGCGTTGATAGATTCTAGATAATCATCGTATTCTTTTAGGTACATGTTATCAGGAAAAGGAGTGTCTACCGATGTCGGTGTTTTCCCTAATTCAGCAATGATTTTTTGCTCGCTGTTAAATAGTTGAACACTACTTATGTCTTCATTATTGAGTGCGCTTTGGAGTATCCGATGCATCATATTTTGATCAGAAAATACAATGGCATATTCACTTGTAGTAGCGACTTGTTCCGTTATATTTGATGTACGTTCGTAAAGGTTTTGGTTTAAATCGTTAAAGCGAGTCAATACTAGAAATATACTGGCGAGCAGAGAAACGGCAAAAACAGGAGCGAACAATGCCCAAAATAGTCTGTTGCTTAGGCTCATGGTAGGAATATTTTGGAATATTTTTTTTATCATGCTAGGGCTATATTTCACGAGTTAATAGCAGGCTAAGTTGCCGTCGTTTTTACGTTTTTCACATTCTATTTTATAGTGACTGCACGTCTTTTTTTTACTGTTGGATGGTGTCTGAATGTAGGCGCATTCACGCCATTTCGTTCTGAGTTCTATATTGTTTAGTTTAGTGACTTTTTTCGTGGGTTTTTCACAGCCACTCATCATTAGGGCTAAAAAAAATAGGGTGAAAAAACGTGTTACTAACATACTGTTTACCAAGAATACGAAAATGAAACTAAGTTTATAACGCTTTCTTCTTGTACTGTTTAGGGTAAGTGTTCTTAAATAGTCACAGAACGTTAAGTTTCATTCCCTATGCCATCAATGTCAATGAAGTTTTTTTATGATCGAGTACCCTAGCATTGAGTCCTTAATCGGACAAACTCCCTTGGTTCGCTTACAGCGCATCAATCCCAATCTAAGCAATACTATTTTGCTAAAACTAGAAGGACAAAATCCGGCAGGATCCGTAAAAGATCGACCAGCTTTAAATATGATATTACAGGCTGAACGTCGTGGTGATATCAAACCTGGAGATAGCTTGATTGAAGCCACTAGTGGTAACACTGGGATTGCCTTGGCGATGGTGGCGGCTATTAAGGGCTACAAAATGCATTTGATTATGCCTGATAATATGAGCCAAGAGCGTAAATCTGCGATGGCCGCGTATGGCGCCATTCTGCATTTGGTAACGCAAGCAGAGGGTGGAATGGAGAGAGCAAGGGATCTTGCTCAAGAAATGCAAGAGCAGGGAGTCGGTATTGTTCTTAACCAATTTTCCAATCAAGACAATCCTAATGCACATTATCTAACAACAGGTCCAGAAATTTGGCAGCAAACCCAAGGAACGGTAACACATTTTGTTAGCTCAATGGGGACAACCGGAACCATTATGGGGGTTTCCCATTACCTGAAAGAGCAAAATAAAGACATTCAAATAATTGGCCTTCAACCACAAGACGGGGCGAGTATTCCAGGGATTCGCCGTTGGTCAAAAGAGTATTTACCTTCTATTTTTGATGAGACTCGTGTTGATACCGTTATGGATGTATCGCAAGAGGCAGCGGAAGTGACCATGCGTCGTCTTGCAAAAGAAGAAGGTATTTTTTGTGGAGTATCTTCAGGTGGTTCTGTTGCGACGGCTTTGTCTTTATCAGAACAGCTAAATAATGCCGTTATTGTAGCTATTGTGTGTGA includes the following:
- the lepB gene encoding signal peptidase I, which gives rise to MGFDFELILAIAFLVTGVFWVYDRIVYFPKRKAVLANMAPETRSAINKDAQQRLAETPKFVVEVKSYFIIIAVIFGLRSFVVEPFQIPSGSMLPTLKIGDFILVNKFDYGLRLPVLNTTIIPTTQPERGDVVVFKYPRDPSINYIKRLVGLPRDKISYRDKVLTVNGQQVSKELLAKLPVSLNPSQEPVELFKENLSGVQHNIYNSFRFTPHEGDWVVPEGHYFVMGDNRDNSSDSRFWSFVPDENMKGRAFYVWLHWDDFFSIPSIKNNGLIE
- the rnc gene encoding ribonuclease III → MSSSYQKLSRRIGYFFADLGLLELALTHRSFGGKNNERLEFLGDSILNYVIAEDLFHRFPKAKEGELSRLRASLVKGDTLAELAREFQLGDYLKLGAGELKSGGFRRDSILADTVEGIIGAMYLDAGMDVCRQHVLEWYKSRLDAISLKGVTKDSKTLLQEYLQARKHALPQYDVIKIVGEPHDQTFYVHCFIELCEEAIEGKGNSRRIAEQIAAAKALKKLEKKNV
- the era gene encoding GTPase Era, with translation MSDVEVEVTHCGYIAIVGRPNVGKSTLLNHILGQKLSITSRKPQTTRDQILGVKTEGHVQAIYVDTPGLHLGETKAINRIMNKTASAALKDVDVVLFVIDADRWTEEDEAVLQKVKHARCPVILVVNKVDQLDQKEDLLPRLANLSDRMNFAQIVPISALRNKNLDRLERLVESYIPEGVQFYPEDQITNRSSRFLAAEIVREKITRQLGQEVPYEVAVQIEEFVYEESAIHISALILVERNGQKRIIIGERGDKIKLIGKEARIDMENLFQHKVMLNLWIKVRSGWSDDERALASLGYQEE
- the recO gene encoding DNA repair protein RecO; the protein is MRVSAYVIHTRPFQDSKILLDLLTLEQGLIRGVWRLPKKEARVIPGPFLCYEMEFSGRSDLKTVKSLESVKSASSLEGLPLYAAFYAHELLEKLLPANLPLPDIYVLYKWLIESLYSGAPIAPLLRRFEVGLFSELGVGINMVSTGRGDSIEARQLYQFHYKFGLRPYYGEIPKQMPMLFVEGQVALNYHSGKWMDKQVLSLAKELHRHWLDSLLSGKPVVSRRLLPKQPFQGERHLGVPIFRAL
- the acpS gene encoding holo-ACP synthase, which codes for MIIGVGTDLVDIARIAQSIDRLGERFIDRILTADEKQRWSEIGNLDQANAYVAKRFAAKEAAVKALGTGIGLGVSFQHFSVSNLSTGQPVLTVDASILARYDFPLAWHLSLTDEKAYAQAFVILESKE
- a CDS encoding response regulator — encoded protein: MIKKIFQNIPTMSLSNRLFWALFAPVFAVSLLASIFLVLTRFNDLNQNLYERTSNITEQVATTSEYAIVFSDQNMMHRILQSALNNEDISSVQLFNSEQKIIAELGKTPTSVDTPFPDNMYLKEYDDYLESINAIHYSSNSLDGIFNTQTDLFIPLDQRNLIGWVKIEANKSAVRIDKYQYAGLVAFILIIFNVLTIIGAFHISRALTQPINRLAGSLNKLVKGQFSTVKLMKLPPEYASLQKDLLDLTERLEHHNEELNTGIEQSTEDIRRSMDSMEEKSAQLHIANREAMESNRLKSQFLANISHEVRTPLNAILGYTKTLQKDITDTQHRFYVDTIEQSTNSLLAIIGDILDFSKIEAGKLSLESNHFNLKALIDDVYQTLSINLLSKEKQIDLVPEFNQDVPEWFIGDSTRVRQILTNLIGNAIKFTHQGSVRTKVSLSSKTPQAITLSFQVIDTGIGIAEHKIHRLFKPFSQVDTSTTRQFGGTGLGLVITKKLVEQMNGKIEVSSDPSIGSTFRFTLNLKASKKLNNSNPDLNCHVILLEPSATYKSYLKSYLKSIGVSCIACSDLEQMIAILNKQHASIDAILLSVMPDDQSVAEARELITYSAQQFTIPCILMVQPPGQITHYPDLKNLCSDILLKPISHNRLYSALQNLNKSSAPLINQQRQVSASTLNEKIKGLKILAVDDSPINLQLLNHWLTPIGLDVSLAYSGQQAIDMATHDKFDLIFMDIQMPEMDGMETTRQLRQMEFYRNTPIIALTAHALGTEQQQILASGMNAYLTKPIDEELLLGTIETWRANTETFQDQVNAKLIGIFDLEKALAIVDGKTDIAKEMFDMLANSLDAEKKLIQHHLENQDIEKMIEVVHRVHGASKYTGTINIARHAGFLETHLKELGFEDVDGVAKDFIDAIEELLSHRQLIPWPHSFDSSITKA
- the cysM gene encoding cysteine synthase CysM gives rise to the protein MIEYPSIESLIGQTPLVRLQRINPNLSNTILLKLEGQNPAGSVKDRPALNMILQAERRGDIKPGDSLIEATSGNTGIALAMVAAIKGYKMHLIMPDNMSQERKSAMAAYGAILHLVTQAEGGMERARDLAQEMQEQGVGIVLNQFSNQDNPNAHYLTTGPEIWQQTQGTVTHFVSSMGTTGTIMGVSHYLKEQNKDIQIIGLQPQDGASIPGIRRWSKEYLPSIFDETRVDTVMDVSQEAAEVTMRRLAKEEGIFCGVSSGGSVATALSLSEQLNNAVIVAIVCDRGDRYLSTGVFD